From the genome of Fibrobacter sp. UWB15, one region includes:
- a CDS encoding FISUMP domain-containing protein, producing MRKLSGYSLFVAGCIAAAMYTGCGSDSSSNADENATSEISSESNYSSSSFNGTQLSSAVNETSSSSVDEPLSSAEEDNISSSSYKEPSSSSLEHYAWQFLNEKLSYGEMVDERDGQVYKTIKIGELTWMAENLNYNNHGYYRHEEGLGYFYYGYASRDYIDTLCPTGWRIPTYEEWKSIISSDKDPLAANAWRLKGEDSTKFSNNDNSLGLTILPGGRVIGSWKYDYEDDEQSAEFFSSKFDSTWDYSNGGYVHAVRYFYVSSSTSQDGSYYMQSHSMPLFRQAFFVRCVNDPEGYDFITYYRDELDSLTCDEANAGKTAYDAENYKKRVCELKNEADNTSWFWNAYTIEQTEITGDNNNSSSSTVDDIESSSDVTDGGACDAMDKNDVSTWHFIGKDAFGDDVEYTYSVNADDDLVLSTKGVNGSNEKVVAHNMSKAAYAEMAFSAAKSTCESVGGNERQ from the coding sequence ATGAGAAAACTTTCAGGTTATAGTTTGTTTGTCGCCGGCTGTATTGCCGCTGCAATGTATACCGGTTGCGGTAGCGATTCTTCTTCGAATGCAGACGAAAATGCAACCTCTGAAATTTCTAGCGAATCTAATTACAGCAGTTCGTCTTTCAACGGAACTCAATTGAGTTCTGCCGTTAATGAAACGAGTTCCTCTTCTGTAGATGAACCTCTGTCTTCTGCAGAAGAAGATAATATCTCTAGCAGCTCGTATAAAGAGCCCAGTTCTAGCTCCCTTGAACATTACGCATGGCAGTTCTTGAACGAAAAGCTTTCTTACGGGGAAATGGTTGATGAACGCGACGGCCAGGTCTACAAGACTATTAAAATTGGCGAACTAACTTGGATGGCCGAGAACCTGAATTACAACAATCATGGGTATTATCGGCATGAAGAAGGATTGGGCTATTTTTACTATGGCTACGCCTCTAGGGATTATATAGATACATTATGCCCTACAGGTTGGCGTATTCCCACTTATGAAGAGTGGAAAAGCATCATATCTTCCGACAAAGACCCCTTGGCAGCAAATGCGTGGCGTCTAAAGGGCGAGGATTCCACGAAGTTTTCGAATAATGACAACAGCTTGGGCTTGACAATTTTGCCTGGTGGCCGCGTCATTGGTTCGTGGAAGTATGATTACGAAGATGATGAACAATCTGCGGAATTCTTTTCGTCAAAATTTGATAGCACCTGGGATTATAGCAATGGTGGATATGTTCATGCGGTGAGATACTTTTATGTGTCTTCATCAACTTCCCAAGATGGTTCATACTATATGCAATCACACTCAATGCCACTATTCCGCCAAGCGTTTTTCGTCCGTTGCGTGAACGATCCTGAAGGGTATGATTTTATCACGTACTATAGGGACGAATTGGATAGTTTGACTTGTGATGAAGCGAATGCCGGCAAAACGGCCTATGATGCAGAAAATTACAAGAAGCGGGTCTGCGAATTGAAAAACGAAGCCGACAACACTTCTTGGTTTTGGAATGCGTATACAATTGAACAGACAGAAATTACAGGAGATAACAACAACTCCAGTTCTTCCACCGTTGATGACATCGAATCTAGCTCTGACGTTACCGATGGCGGTGCATGCGATGCCATGGACAAAAACGATGTGAGCACCTGGCACTTTATCGGTAAAGACGCTTTTGGTGATGACGTTGAATACACTTATTCGGTGAATGCCGACGACGACTTGGTTCTTTCCACGAAGGGTGTCAACGGTTCAAACGAGAAAGTGGTCGCCCATAATATGTCTAAGGCCGCTTACGCAGAAATGGCGTTCAGCGCAGCCAAAAGCACTTGCGAAAGCGTAGGCGGCAACGAAAGACAATAA
- a CDS encoding ABC transporter ATP-binding protein yields MLSDKPIVFSAKRISKDFGAGKTLKTAVKDVSFDIYDEEFISIVGGSGCGKSVLAKIMLGLYKPTRGQFLYRDKPIKNLKAHWNEVQSVFQDPFGCFNQFFTIRSQLEDAMNILKDKPSKEEVRRRVDEGLMAVNVKPEDIEGKYPFELSGGQMQRMLLARIFALRPKVLIADEATSMVDACVRANILDYLRKLKDELKMTVVFVTHDIGLANYVSDRIFIMHDGKIVNQGTPEEVLDNTTEPHTLKLLDDIPEVHKTEWIKNSHRSKKG; encoded by the coding sequence ATGCTGTCTGATAAACCCATTGTATTTTCCGCTAAGCGCATCAGCAAGGATTTTGGTGCCGGTAAGACCCTGAAGACCGCCGTGAAGGATGTGTCCTTCGACATCTATGACGAAGAATTCATCTCCATCGTGGGTGGTTCGGGTTGCGGCAAGTCCGTGCTCGCAAAGATCATGCTCGGTCTTTACAAGCCGACTCGCGGCCAGTTCCTGTATCGCGACAAGCCCATCAAGAACCTGAAGGCTCACTGGAACGAAGTGCAGTCCGTGTTCCAGGACCCGTTCGGCTGCTTCAACCAGTTCTTTACCATCCGTAGCCAGCTGGAAGACGCCATGAACATCCTCAAGGACAAGCCCTCCAAGGAAGAAGTCCGCCGCCGCGTGGACGAAGGCCTGATGGCTGTGAACGTGAAGCCCGAAGATATCGAAGGCAAGTACCCGTTCGAACTTTCCGGCGGTCAGATGCAGCGTATGCTTTTGGCCCGTATCTTCGCGCTCCGTCCGAAGGTCTTGATCGCTGACGAAGCTACCTCCATGGTGGACGCCTGCGTGCGTGCCAACATCCTCGATTACTTGCGTAAGTTGAAAGACGAACTCAAGATGACCGTGGTGTTCGTGACTCACGATATCGGTCTTGCAAACTACGTTTCTGACCGTATCTTCATTATGCACGACGGTAAGATCGTGAACCAGGGTACTCCGGAAGAAGTGCTCGACAACACGACCGAACCGCACACGCTCAAGCTGCTCGACGATATTCCGGAAGTCCACAAGACCGAATGGATCAAGAACAGCCATCGCTCTAAGAAAGGCTAG
- a CDS encoding ABC transporter ATP-binding protein: MSENVFEVENLGLYYLGRFGDKTHAVTDVSFSMKKGEILGIAGESGCGKSTLVSGLMGMCIPPLYPEKGDVRVRVGDHMESLMHRKLEDVRANVLAQQVSMIPQGAFNALNPVRKIKDIAADVIAAHQQPGKKLDHKEIYDRLCERFDLFGMDTKRVLNSYPIQLTAGERQRSVIGISTLLNPQMVIADEPTSALDVSTQKEVIKMIFDLLDKGIFSTMIFITHELPLLYHVADNIAIMYAGEIVEYGTADQVVKDPRHPYTQALMGAMLSTEASQRTRHPVAIEGAPPSLKNKIVGCRFAPRCKKACPDCKKNTQNIRIVGDRQVRCDYAV; the protein is encoded by the coding sequence ATGTCTGAAAATGTATTTGAAGTAGAAAATCTCGGCCTCTATTACCTTGGCCGTTTCGGCGACAAGACTCATGCCGTGACGGATGTGTCCTTCTCCATGAAGAAGGGTGAAATCCTCGGTATCGCAGGTGAATCCGGTTGTGGTAAGTCCACCTTGGTGTCTGGCCTTATGGGCATGTGCATTCCGCCGCTCTACCCCGAAAAGGGTGACGTGCGCGTGCGCGTAGGCGACCACATGGAATCCCTGATGCACCGCAAGCTCGAAGATGTTCGCGCCAACGTGCTCGCCCAGCAGGTCTCCATGATTCCGCAGGGCGCATTCAACGCCCTGAACCCGGTGCGCAAGATCAAGGATATCGCCGCCGACGTGATCGCCGCTCACCAGCAGCCGGGCAAGAAGCTCGACCACAAGGAAATCTACGACCGTCTTTGCGAACGTTTCGACCTGTTCGGTATGGATACTAAGCGCGTGCTGAACTCCTACCCGATTCAGCTCACCGCCGGTGAACGCCAGCGTTCCGTGATCGGTATTTCCACGCTTCTCAACCCGCAGATGGTGATTGCCGACGAACCGACTTCCGCTCTGGACGTTTCTACCCAGAAGGAAGTGATCAAGATGATCTTCGATCTTCTTGACAAGGGCATCTTCTCCACGATGATCTTCATTACCCACGAACTTCCGCTCCTGTACCATGTGGCCGACAATATCGCCATCATGTACGCCGGCGAAATCGTGGAATACGGCACCGCCGACCAGGTGGTGAAGGATCCGCGTCACCCGTATACGCAGGCTCTGATGGGCGCTATGCTTTCTACCGAAGCTTCCCAGCGTACCCGTCATCCGGTGGCTATCGAAGGTGCTCCTCCGAGCCTCAAGAACAAGATCGTGGGTTGCCGCTTTGCACCCCGTTGCAAGAAGGCATGCCCCGACTGCAAGAAGAATACCCAGAACATCCGCATTGTAGGCGACCGTCAAGTGAGGTGCGATTATGCTGTCTGA
- a CDS encoding ABC transporter permease has protein sequence MLKLLRNLLKSPMFVIGISIFVLTLLIALFGPLFYNVDTHARDILAGPYAGSSSEHLLGTDHLGRDYVSLLIAGLRSSLYVGFVAGIIATTIGVLIGLFGGFRGGWIDEVLNMFTNLFIVIPQFVILVLISSAVKDGRSLTLIGLIIGLTAWSWSARAVRAQASSLRSRDHIALARINGASTLTIVIKHVLPYLLSYVFMVFIMQVGSGILSEASISMIGLGPVDTTSLGIILNQAKDNGALADSIWIAFIPATLVVTLTVFALYLINTSMEGVFNPRLRK, from the coding sequence ATGTTGAAACTCTTAAGAAACCTTCTCAAGTCCCCGATGTTCGTCATCGGTATCTCGATCTTCGTGCTCACGCTCCTGATCGCGCTCTTTGGACCTCTCTTCTACAACGTCGATACTCACGCCCGTGACATTCTCGCTGGCCCGTATGCAGGTTCTTCTTCTGAACACTTGCTCGGTACCGACCACTTGGGTCGTGACTATGTGTCCCTGCTGATTGCTGGCCTCCGCAGCTCCCTCTATGTGGGTTTCGTGGCCGGTATCATCGCGACGACGATCGGTGTGCTTATCGGTTTGTTCGGCGGTTTCCGTGGCGGCTGGATCGACGAAGTGCTGAACATGTTCACGAACCTCTTCATCGTGATTCCGCAGTTCGTGATCCTCGTGCTCATCAGCTCTGCCGTGAAGGACGGTCGTTCCCTCACCTTGATCGGCCTCATCATCGGTCTTACCGCATGGAGCTGGTCTGCTCGTGCAGTGCGTGCCCAGGCATCGTCCCTGCGTAGCCGCGACCATATCGCTCTCGCTCGCATCAACGGTGCATCTACGCTCACGATCGTGATCAAGCATGTGCTTCCGTACTTGCTCTCTTACGTGTTCATGGTGTTCATCATGCAGGTGGGTTCGGGCATTCTTTCCGAAGCATCCATCTCCATGATCGGCCTTGGCCCTGTCGATACGACTAGCCTCGGTATCATCTTGAACCAGGCGAAGGACAACGGCGCTCTTGCCGACTCCATCTGGATTGCCTTCATTCCGGCAACCCTCGTGGTGACCCTTACGGTGTTTGCCCTTTACCTCATCAATACTTCTATGGAAGGCGTCTTTAACCCGCGTCTGCGCAAATAA